DNA sequence from the Etheostoma spectabile isolate EspeVRDwgs_2016 unplaced genomic scaffold, UIUC_Espe_1.0 scaffold00016496, whole genome shotgun sequence genome:
TATAAtttagacttttattttgtgaagTGAGCGAGACAGCTTACTTCCTGTTTGTCTTTGTCCCGTGGAGACGCCACGGACCAGCTGGAGCAGAAGGTGATCGAGTTCTTCGTCAACGCCAAGAAGAACAAGCCCGAGTGGAGGGAGGAGCAGATGGAGGTCATCAAGAAGGTCGGGACACTTTTAACCCTCGGGTTGTCTCCTCGTCCCGGGCGTCTCGTGTCCCTCGCGTCacactgacccgggacttatttggggttttaaaaacaaatctgaaataacattttacttcataatctatgaCAGATGACAGATCTCGTCTTTATGTCAGTGTCAGCTGAGGTAACGTGACGTTCAGGGACGTCCGTCTCTGCTGGAACAGTTAAACATCCTCAGCTTATAATCATGTTAATAACTCTTCATTAACTCTTTAATAACTCATATCCAGGATAATGTTCTGAACGGAGTCAGAAACACACGTTCGTCACAGGAAGTCAGGGAAGGCCGTTGATTTCAGGAAAACATGGAACTTGGACCAATTTTCCTCTCGTGAACATTTGAAAAGGTTTAATTTGACCTGGAACCAAACGAGGGTCGCTGGCCTTTATTAAAAATGGGCCGTTAGAATTATAAATGCAGAGGGGGTCGATACAGtttattatatgttatatttacagTGGCACTGcggtatcgatacacagacacaggcatggatgttatatatatatatatatatatatatatatatatatatatatatatatatatttcatatgtTGTCAGTTTGTCTCGTTCTGCATCGATAACTTTaaagtttctttttagatgaaacacaTGTTGAAGTTTCATTTTGGGTAAAAATTAGAATTTGGAAAAAGgttaatattgcaatatgtttaaaatcacaatcgTGGCCTAAATATCGTGTTGATatcgtctcccccccccccccccgtagtAATGTGTTGCTTTATACACTAGCTCCGCCAGTATTGGTTTGGTtgtgttcttaatttatgaattccctgggCGGTGTCCTGGAGCGCCGAGAAAGgctcctttaaataaaatgtagtagtagtagtagtagtattaggcTGGTAGTATTAGGCTGGTAGTATTCGGCTGGTAGTATTAGGCTGGTAGTATTAGGCTGGTAGTATTAGGCTGGTAGTATTAGGCTGGTAGTACTAGGCTGGTAGTACTAGGCTGGTAGTACTAGGCTGGTAGTACTAGGCTGGTAGTATTAGGCTGGTAGTATTAGGCTGGTAGTATTAGGCTGGTAGTATTCGCTGGTAGTACTAGGCTGGTAGTATTAGGCTGGTAGTATTAGGCTGGTAGTATTCGGCTGGTAGTATTAGGCTGGTAGTATTAGGCTGGTAGTATTCGGCTGGTAGTACTAGGCTGGTAGTATTAGGCTGGTAGTATTAGGCTGGTAGTATTAGGCTGGTAGTACTAGGCTGGTAGTATTAGGCTGGTAGTACTAGGCTGGTAGTACTAGGCTGGTAGTATTAGGCTGGTAGTACTAGGCTGGTAGTATTAGGCTGGTAGTATTCGGCTGGTAGTACTAGGCTGGTAGTATTAGGCTGGTAGTATTAGGCTGGTAGTATTAGGCTGGTAGTATTAGGCTGGTAGTATTAGGCTGGTAGTATTAGGCTGGTAGTACTAGGCTGGTAGTATTAGGCTGGTAGTACTAGGCTGGTAGTACTAGGCTGGTAGTATTCGGCTGGTAGTACTCGTCTTAGGTTTTTTGACGATGGTTATGTACTGTAACCATGGTTACGTAGCGTAACTACAGCCGttgattgtttgtgtttcaggaTTATTATAAAGCTTTGGAAGACGCAGACGAGAAAGTCCAGCTGGCCAATCAGATTTATGATCTGGTGAGTaaaggaaagagagacaaatacacactgtgtgtgtgtgtgtgtgtgtgtgtgtgtgtgtgtgtgtgtgtgtgtgtgtgtgtgtgtgtgtgtgtgtgtgtgtgtgtgtgtgtgtgtgtgtgtgtgtgtgtgtgtgtgtgtgtgtgtgtgtgtgtgtgttgctgagcTAAATGTCCTGACTGTGTCCAGGTGGACCGTCACCTGCGTAAACTGGACCAGGAACTGGCCAAGTTCAAGATGGAGCTGGAGGCCGACAACGCCGGCATCACCGAGGTCCTGGAGAGACGTGAGTCCCCCTGCAGCTTCTGGGTCTCGGAGTTCAACCCGGCCTGGGTCCCAGGCCTGGTTCCAGGCCGGGTCCCAGGCCTGGTTCCGGGCCGGGTCCCAGGCCTGGTTCCGGGCCGGGTCCCAGGCCTGGTTCTGGGCTGGGTGCCGTGATTTTTAGGCACCAACCGAGTTCATAGTTAAAGGATCTTTATTATTCCATCTAAGGAGAAATTAGTGTTGGACACTGAGGAACTTTGCTGCAAGAGTTCCAACAGACACAcgacaacaacagacacacgacaacaacatcaacagacacacaacaacaacagagacacaacaacagacacacaacaacaacatcaacagacacacaacaacatcaacagacacacaacaacaacatcaacagacacacaacaacatcaacagacacacaacaacaacatcaacagaCACACGACAACAACACAAAGTTAGACAACTAAGAGACGAATGGACAGTTAACATTAAACATGATCTCTATTAACTGTTCTATCTACTGACCCTCCTCCCCTCAGtcctgctggtcctggtcctggtcctggtcctggggTCAGAACCTCTGGATATTAATGATGATGATTATCTTTATTTGCTGATTTATATCTGAGTAAAATGTGCGTTTGACTAATTTTAGCGAAGATGTTTGCGCTCTGAGACAAGAAGTTCTTTGTGTTCTGGAGAACGTGGACTCGTGAAGTCTCTGGTTCAACGCTGGCTGAATGAAATGTCTCCTTCTGGTTTCTGTCCTCAGGGTCTTTGGAGATGGACAGTCCGTCTCAGCCGGTCAACAACCACCACGTCCACTCACACACGGCCGCTGAGAGTAAGTACTGATCCGCCTGGGACTGGGTCCAGGTCTGTGCTCCCTGTTACGGCTCTGACATCATCACTGTTAACGGTGATGATGTCAGAGCCGTTAACGGTGATGATGTCATCCCTGTTAACGGGAGCTCTTGTTAACGGTGATGATGTCATCCCTGTTAACGGGAGCTCTTGTTAACGGTGATGATGTCATCCCTGTTAACGGGAGCTCTTGTTAACGGTGATGATGTCATCCCTGTTAACGGGAGCTCTTGTTAACGGTGATGATGTC
Encoded proteins:
- the ing3 gene encoding inhibitor of growth protein 3, with amino-acid sequence RQLTSCLSLSRGDATDQLEQKVIEFFVNAKKNKPEWREEQMEVIKKDYYKALEDADEKVQLANQIYDLVDRHLRKLDQELAKFKMELEADNAGITEVLERRSLEMDSPSQPVNNHHVHSHTAAESKY